One uncultured Gellertiella sp. genomic window carries:
- a CDS encoding peptidylprolyl isomerase, which translates to MAEIKDPENTIVMETTKGKVVIQLLPDLAPGHVARIKELSREKAYDGVVFHRVIPDFMAQTGDVQYGKQGGDSFNPARAGMGGSDKPDLKAEFSNMSHVRGTCSMARSQNPNSANSQFFICFTDAPWLNKQYSVWGQVIEGMDVVDQIKKGEPVKDPDSIVSVRVAADL; encoded by the coding sequence ATGGCCGAGATCAAGGATCCGGAAAACACCATCGTGATGGAAACCACCAAGGGCAAGGTTGTCATTCAGCTTCTGCCCGATCTTGCGCCCGGCCATGTTGCCCGCATCAAGGAACTGTCGCGCGAGAAGGCCTATGACGGCGTGGTCTTTCACCGCGTCATCCCGGATTTCATGGCCCAGACCGGCGACGTCCAGTATGGCAAGCAGGGCGGCGACAGCTTCAACCCGGCCCGTGCCGGCATGGGCGGCTCCGACAAGCCGGACCTGAAGGCGGAATTCTCCAACATGAGCCATGTGCGCGGCACCTGCTCGATGGCCCGCAGCCAGAACCCGAATTCGGCCAATTCGCAGTTCTTTATCTGCTTCACCGATGCACCCTGGCTGAACAAGCAATATTCGGTCTGGGGCCAGGTCATCGAAGGCATGGATGTGGTCGACCAGATCAAGAAGGGCGAGCCGGTCAAGGATCCCGACAGCATCGTCTCCGTTCGCGTTGCCGCCGATCTCTGA
- a CDS encoding ABC transporter permease, whose protein sequence is MSESIETKGGARQVPLLDTIIRISMREAGVAIALVVLVVFFSIAAPYFATPENFLKIFVQIAINTVLASGMTFVILVGGIDLSVGSLLALCTVVGASIMIDPGLSPWQAILLASLASMGVGVALGALNGWICERWKLPSFIVTLGMLNVASGLARVVSDNSTITGLPQPFVDFGNLIFWSVLPSIFLIAMIVVLIGWFILRYSVFGRFVFAIGTNEEAVRLSGHTPRRYKIAVFAISGLTSGIAAMVYLLRLNVGSPVAGIGYELNAIAAVIIGGTSLSGGKGSIIGTLVGACILQVLSTGLQLMGADDNVKPIVIGVVIVLAVIGDSYRGKLLGFLETR, encoded by the coding sequence GTGTCAGAGAGCATTGAAACCAAGGGCGGCGCACGGCAGGTTCCGTTGCTCGACACCATCATCCGGATATCGATGCGCGAGGCGGGTGTGGCGATTGCGCTCGTCGTGCTCGTCGTCTTCTTCTCCATCGCTGCCCCCTATTTCGCGACGCCGGAAAACTTCCTGAAGATATTCGTGCAGATCGCCATCAATACCGTTCTGGCCTCGGGCATGACCTTCGTCATTCTCGTCGGCGGCATCGATCTTTCCGTGGGGTCGCTTCTGGCGCTCTGCACGGTCGTCGGTGCCAGCATCATGATCGATCCCGGCCTTTCCCCCTGGCAGGCCATCCTGCTTGCAAGCCTTGCCTCGATGGGCGTTGGCGTTGCGCTCGGGGCGCTGAACGGCTGGATCTGCGAAAGATGGAAATTGCCCTCCTTCATCGTCACCCTCGGCATGCTGAATGTCGCCAGCGGCCTTGCCCGCGTGGTCAGTGACAATTCGACGATCACCGGTCTGCCGCAGCCCTTCGTCGATTTCGGCAATCTGATCTTCTGGAGTGTCCTGCCGTCGATTTTCCTGATTGCAATGATCGTCGTGCTCATCGGCTGGTTCATCCTGCGCTACTCAGTGTTCGGGCGCTTCGTGTTTGCCATCGGCACCAATGAAGAGGCGGTACGGCTCTCCGGGCACACGCCACGCCGGTACAAGATCGCGGTTTTTGCGATTTCCGGACTGACATCCGGCATCGCGGCCATGGTCTATCTGCTCCGGCTGAATGTCGGCAGCCCGGTTGCGGGCATTGGCTACGAACTGAATGCCATTGCCGCCGTCATCATCGGCGGCACCAGCCTCTCGGGGGGCAAAGGTTCGATTATCGGCACGCTGGTGGGTGCCTGCATCCTGCAGGTCCTGTCGACCGGCCTGCAATTGATGGGTGCCGACGATAACGTCAAGCCGATCGTCATCGGCGTGGTCATCGTGCTCGCCGTCATCGGCGACAGCTATCGCGGCAAATTGCTGGGCTTTCTGGAAACGAGATAG
- the queA gene encoding tRNA preQ1(34) S-adenosylmethionine ribosyltransferase-isomerase QueA, giving the protein MRVDLFDFDLPDENIALRPAEPRDSARLLVVRPGQTPELTDGHVRDLTSWLRPGDAMVFNDTRVIPAQLEGVRLREGAERTPVSCTLHMRTGASSWKAFARPGKRIKPGDRIDFGDGGGACLLGTLSATVATKGEAGEIDLAFDLSGPDLDQAIATVGHIPLPPYIAAKRHEDERDRRDYQTIYAREEGAVAAPTAGLHFTPDLFGALDAAGIERHFVTLHVGAGTFLPVKAEDTADHRMHAEIGHVGAATAARLNAVRERGGRVIAVGTTSLRLLESAAGDDGRLAAWSGATEIFITPGYRFRAVDMLMTNFHLPRSTLFMLVSAFSGQKSMRDAYDHAISDGYRFYSYGDASLLFREDR; this is encoded by the coding sequence ATGCGCGTCGATCTGTTCGATTTCGACCTGCCCGATGAGAATATCGCGCTTCGCCCCGCCGAACCGCGCGACAGCGCCCGGCTGCTCGTTGTCCGGCCCGGACAAACGCCTGAACTAACCGACGGACATGTGCGCGACCTCACTTCCTGGCTACGCCCGGGCGATGCCATGGTGTTCAACGATACCAGGGTTATCCCCGCCCAGCTGGAAGGTGTTCGCCTGCGCGAGGGGGCAGAGAGGACACCGGTCTCCTGCACATTGCACATGCGCACCGGTGCCAGCAGCTGGAAGGCCTTTGCCCGGCCCGGCAAGCGCATCAAGCCGGGCGACCGGATCGACTTTGGCGACGGGGGCGGGGCCTGCCTGCTCGGCACGCTCTCAGCCACGGTCGCGACCAAGGGGGAGGCGGGTGAAATCGATCTTGCCTTCGACCTCTCTGGCCCCGATCTCGACCAGGCAATTGCCACGGTCGGCCATATCCCCCTGCCGCCCTATATCGCCGCCAAGCGGCATGAGGACGAACGCGACCGGCGCGACTACCAGACCATCTACGCAAGGGAGGAGGGGGCCGTTGCAGCCCCCACCGCCGGCCTGCATTTTACCCCGGACCTGTTTGGCGCGCTCGACGCTGCCGGTATCGAGCGGCATTTCGTGACCCTGCATGTCGGCGCGGGCACCTTCCTGCCGGTCAAGGCGGAAGACACCGCCGATCACCGGATGCACGCGGAAATCGGCCATGTCGGTGCCGCAACGGCTGCGCGGCTGAACGCGGTCCGGGAAAGGGGCGGGCGGGTCATCGCTGTCGGCACCACGTCATTACGGCTGCTGGAAAGTGCCGCCGGTGACGACGGCAGGCTTGCGGCCTGGTCCGGGGCGACCGAGATCTTCATCACCCCCGGATACCGCTTCAGGGCGGTCGACATGCTGATGACCAATTTCCATCTGCCGCGCTCCACGCTGTTCATGCTGGTATCCGCCTTTTCCGGCCAGAAATCCATGCGCGACGCCTATGATCATGCCATATCCGATGGCTACCGCTTCTACTCCTATGGCGATGCCAGCCTGCTGTTCCGGGAAGACCGATGA
- a CDS encoding sugar ABC transporter ATP-binding protein, whose translation MHEVDVADETENTILRLEGIGKRFPGVVALNNVSFDIARGRGHVLLGENGAGKSTLINLLGGVFRPDDGQIRFDGKRYEPHSPHQAFQAGIRIVHQELHPLSNLTVAENLLFENLPRRRGLVDFRQMNRRAAELLAEVGLDMAPTTQAARLSVAQLQLLEIAKALCYESRFLVLDEPTATLTSKEVDRLFDILRRLRSRGVTTLYISHRLEEIFEVGENVTILRDGQHVITRPLAGLGIPDIVELMVGRTIADLNVFRGNSPVAGEALGVSGLKVTRHSPELSFSVRKGEIVGIAGLVGSGRTEAVRALFGADTRAAGEIRIDGVAAVINTPKDAVAAGLCLATEDRKMQGLMLNMSCAENTTITDLRKISGRGLIRRKAEEGHSGRLVKELRIKTPSIHQPVRTFSGGNQQKVVIAKWLFRGPKALIFDEPTRGIDVGAKAEIYDLLWKLAAEGKGVLVVSSDLPELMGICHRIIVFSAGKIAGEVPREEFDESRILSLAYKEYSRVREH comes from the coding sequence ATGCATGAGGTCGACGTGGCAGACGAAACCGAAAACACCATTCTGCGGCTTGAGGGGATCGGCAAGCGATTTCCCGGCGTTGTCGCCCTCAACAATGTCTCCTTCGATATCGCCAGGGGCCGGGGACATGTTTTGCTGGGCGAGAACGGTGCGGGAAAATCGACGCTGATCAATCTTCTCGGCGGTGTCTTCAGGCCGGATGACGGGCAGATCCGGTTCGATGGCAAGCGCTACGAGCCGCACTCGCCGCATCAAGCCTTTCAGGCGGGCATCCGCATCGTTCACCAGGAACTTCATCCGCTGTCCAATCTGACGGTGGCGGAAAACCTGCTGTTCGAGAACCTGCCCCGCCGTCGCGGGCTGGTGGATTTCCGCCAGATGAACCGCCGGGCCGCCGAACTGCTGGCTGAAGTCGGGCTGGACATGGCGCCGACCACGCAGGCGGCCAGGCTCAGCGTCGCGCAGCTGCAGCTGCTCGAGATTGCCAAGGCACTCTGCTACGAGAGCAGGTTTCTGGTTCTGGATGAACCGACCGCGACCCTGACCTCGAAGGAGGTCGACCGGCTGTTTGACATCCTCAGGCGGTTGCGCAGCCGTGGCGTCACGACGCTTTATATTTCCCATCGTCTGGAAGAAATTTTTGAGGTCGGCGAGAACGTCACCATCCTGCGCGACGGGCAGCATGTGATCACCCGCCCCCTCGCCGGTCTTGGCATTCCCGATATCGTCGAACTGATGGTCGGTCGCACCATTGCCGATCTCAACGTCTTTCGCGGCAACAGCCCGGTCGCGGGCGAGGCGCTCGGCGTTTCGGGCCTGAAGGTCACCCGCCACAGTCCGGAGCTCTCCTTTTCCGTCCGCAAGGGGGAGATCGTCGGCATTGCCGGGCTGGTCGGCAGCGGTCGCACCGAGGCGGTCAGGGCACTGTTCGGGGCCGATACCAGAGCAGCCGGCGAGATCCGCATCGACGGTGTCGCGGCGGTGATCAACACGCCGAAGGATGCGGTGGCTGCCGGTCTGTGCCTGGCGACGGAAGACCGCAAGATGCAGGGGCTGATGCTCAACATGAGCTGCGCCGAGAACACGACCATCACCGACCTGCGCAAGATCTCGGGCCGGGGCCTGATCCGGAGAAAGGCGGAAGAAGGCCATTCCGGCCGGCTGGTCAAGGAACTGCGCATCAAGACCCCCTCGATCCACCAGCCCGTTCGCACCTTTTCCGGCGGCAACCAGCAGAAGGTCGTCATCGCCAAATGGCTGTTTCGCGGGCCGAAGGCACTGATTTTCGACGAACCGACCCGCGGTATCGATGTCGGGGCCAAGGCGGAAATCTACGATCTGCTGTGGAAGCTTGCCGCAGAAGGCAAGGGGGTGCTGGTCGTCTCCTCCGACCTTCCTGAACTCATGGGGATCTGTCACCGCATCATCGTTTTTTCAGCCGGTAAGATAGCCGGAGAAGTGCCTCGCGAAGAGTTTGACGAGAGCCGGATTCTGTCGCTGGCCTACAAGGAGTACAGTCGTGTCAGAGAGCATTGA
- the tgt gene encoding tRNA guanosine(34) transglycosylase Tgt yields the protein MTTLYDDKTLDPATDTFQFRLKASDGRARLGAITMPRGTIRTPAFMPVGTVGTVKAMYLDQVRDLGADIILGNTYHLMLRPGPERVARLGGLHELIRWPQPILTDSGGFQVMSLSGLRKLNEQGVTFKSHIDGREHHMSPERSIEIQGMLDSDIQMQLDECVALPAEPKEIQRAMEMSLRWAERCKVAFGDQPGKAMFGIVQGGDIEDLRIRSAQGLKGLDLKGYAVGGLAVGEPQEVMLRMLDVTLPELPTEKPRYLMGVGTPDDILKSVAAGIDMFDCVMPTRSGRHGLAFTRRGKVNIRNARHAEDIRPLDEQSSCPAARDYSRAYLHHLVRANEALGGMLLSWNNLAYYQELMQGIRQAIAEGRFADFMAETQENWARGDIDAL from the coding sequence ATGACCACGCTTTATGACGACAAGACCCTCGATCCCGCCACCGACACGTTCCAGTTTCGCCTGAAGGCCTCCGATGGCCGGGCGCGGCTGGGGGCAATCACCATGCCGCGCGGCACGATCCGCACGCCCGCCTTCATGCCTGTCGGCACCGTCGGCACGGTCAAGGCGATGTATCTCGACCAGGTCCGCGACCTCGGTGCCGATATCATTCTTGGCAATACCTATCACCTGATGCTCCGGCCCGGCCCGGAACGGGTGGCGAGGCTTGGCGGCCTGCACGAACTGATCCGCTGGCCACAGCCGATCCTCACCGACAGCGGCGGTTTTCAGGTGATGTCGCTCTCCGGCCTGCGCAAGCTCAACGAGCAGGGCGTGACCTTCAAGAGCCATATCGACGGGCGCGAACATCACATGTCGCCGGAGCGCTCCATTGAAATCCAGGGGATGCTCGACAGCGATATCCAGATGCAGCTCGACGAATGCGTCGCACTTCCCGCAGAGCCGAAGGAAATCCAGCGGGCGATGGAAATGTCGCTGCGCTGGGCGGAACGCTGCAAGGTCGCCTTTGGCGATCAGCCCGGCAAGGCGATGTTCGGCATCGTCCAGGGCGGCGATATCGAGGACCTCCGGATACGTTCGGCCCAGGGGCTGAAGGGCCTCGACCTCAAGGGTTACGCCGTCGGCGGCCTTGCGGTCGGCGAGCCGCAGGAGGTGATGCTGCGGATGCTGGATGTCACGCTGCCGGAACTGCCGACAGAAAAGCCGCGCTACCTCATGGGTGTCGGCACGCCGGACGATATCCTGAAATCGGTGGCCGCCGGCATCGACATGTTCGACTGCGTGATGCCGACCCGCTCCGGCCGCCACGGCCTTGCCTTCACCCGGCGCGGCAAGGTCAATATCCGCAATGCCCGCCATGCCGAAGATATCCGTCCCCTGGACGAGCAATCGAGCTGCCCGGCGGCACGCGACTATTCCCGCGCCTATCTCCACCATCTCGTGCGCGCCAATGAGGCGCTCGGCGGCATGCTGCTCTCCTGGAACAATCTCGCCTATTACCAGGAGCTGATGCAGGGAATCCGCCAGGCCATCGCCGAAGGCCGGTTTGCCGATTTCATGGCCGAAACCCAGGAAAACTGGGCGCGCGGCGATATAGACGCACTCTGA
- a CDS encoding sugar ABC transporter substrate-binding protein has translation MLIERNAIRSNARRDMLKLGVAASLIVAASLSFGANAAFAASKPKVGLIMKSLSNEFFKQMKAGADAYAAKNADKFDFKAVGMKDERDFASQVDAVENFVTQKYDIIVVAPADSKAMVTPLAKAVMAGVTVINIDVPLDADAKKAAGIDLAFFGPDNRDGAKLAGDALAKDLGKGGKVVILEGNPEADNAKERAKGFGDSIKAGGLQLLDSKTAHWETEEANTVMTNFLTQYHDIQGVMAANDSMALGVVKALDAAGLSGKIKVVGFDNIPAVKPLIENGKMLATVEQYGAQMAAMGIDYGLREAKGEKFTGWVKTDVKLVTK, from the coding sequence ATGTTGATTGAACGTAATGCAATCCGTTCGAATGCCCGTCGCGACATGCTGAAACTTGGTGTTGCCGCATCGCTGATTGTCGCCGCCTCCCTTTCGTTTGGCGCGAATGCGGCTTTTGCGGCGAGCAAGCCGAAAGTCGGCCTGATCATGAAATCGCTGTCGAACGAGTTCTTCAAACAGATGAAGGCCGGTGCCGATGCCTATGCGGCCAAGAATGCCGACAAGTTCGATTTCAAGGCGGTCGGCATGAAGGACGAGCGCGATTTCGCCTCTCAGGTCGATGCGGTCGAGAATTTCGTGACGCAAAAATATGACATCATCGTCGTCGCCCCCGCCGATTCCAAGGCCATGGTCACGCCGCTTGCGAAGGCGGTGATGGCGGGCGTCACGGTCATCAATATCGACGTGCCTCTCGATGCGGATGCCAAGAAAGCCGCCGGTATCGATCTTGCCTTCTTCGGCCCTGACAACCGCGACGGGGCCAAGCTTGCCGGTGATGCGCTGGCAAAGGATCTTGGCAAGGGCGGCAAGGTGGTGATCCTCGAAGGCAATCCGGAAGCCGACAATGCCAAGGAACGGGCGAAAGGCTTCGGCGATTCGATCAAGGCGGGCGGCCTGCAGTTGCTCGACAGCAAGACTGCCCATTGGGAGACCGAAGAAGCCAATACGGTAATGACGAACTTCCTCACCCAGTATCATGACATCCAGGGTGTCATGGCTGCGAATGACTCGATGGCCCTCGGGGTTGTCAAGGCACTCGATGCGGCGGGTCTCAGCGGCAAGATCAAGGTAGTCGGCTTCGACAACATTCCTGCGGTCAAACCGCTGATCGAGAACGGCAAGATGCTGGCTACCGTCGAGCAGTATGGTGCCCAGATGGCGGCGATGGGCATCGACTACGGCCTGCGTGAGGCGAAGGGCGAAAAATTCACCGGCTGGGTGAAGACCGACGTCAAGCTCGTCACGAAGTAG
- a CDS encoding DUF4864 domain-containing protein, translating into MLTPAGAADPVPLAQTVIKNQIAAFLADDGAAAYGFASPNIQKLYPDKDRFFAMVKRSYQPVYHPGNFAFGRSKVLGDGATVLQEVLISGDAGDDWMAVYELEREPDGSYRINGVQMLRNTASKGI; encoded by the coding sequence ATGCTGACCCCGGCAGGTGCGGCAGATCCCGTGCCGCTCGCGCAAACCGTGATCAAGAACCAGATCGCGGCCTTTCTGGCGGATGATGGTGCTGCGGCCTATGGTTTTGCGTCACCGAATATACAGAAGCTCTATCCCGACAAGGACCGCTTCTTCGCCATGGTGAAGAGGAGCTATCAGCCGGTCTATCATCCCGGCAATTTCGCCTTTGGCCGCTCGAAGGTTCTCGGCGATGGCGCCACGGTCCTCCAGGAGGTGCTGATTTCCGGCGATGCGGGCGATGACTGGATGGCGGTCTATGAGCTGGAGCGCGAGCCGGATGGCAGCTACAGGATCAACGGCGTGCAGATGTTGCGCAACACCGCCAGCAAGGGAATCTGA
- a CDS encoding peptidylprolyl isomerase, whose translation MKIFKLAIAGMLAAASFASVALADTLTIQLKDGPVVIELAKDVAPKHVAQIEALAAKGAYDNVVFHRVIDGFMAQTGDVQFGNAAKGYDAQLAGTGGSDLPNIKAEFSDKPFERGTVGMARASDPDSANSQFFIMFAPGESLNGQYTVVGKVVSGMEAVDKIKLGDGGNGEVTDPDRMIKVTVSK comes from the coding sequence GTGAAGATTTTCAAACTTGCCATTGCCGGCATGCTCGCTGCCGCATCCTTCGCCTCCGTGGCGCTTGCCGACACGTTGACCATCCAGCTTAAGGACGGCCCTGTTGTCATCGAGCTTGCCAAGGATGTTGCCCCGAAGCACGTCGCCCAGATCGAGGCGCTGGCCGCCAAGGGTGCCTATGACAATGTCGTGTTCCACCGGGTGATCGACGGCTTCATGGCGCAGACCGGCGACGTGCAGTTCGGCAATGCCGCCAAGGGTTACGATGCACAGCTGGCCGGAACCGGCGGCTCAGATCTGCCGAATATCAAGGCCGAGTTCTCTGACAAACCGTTTGAGCGGGGCACGGTCGGCATGGCCCGCGCCTCCGATCCGGATTCCGCCAATTCGCAGTTCTTCATCATGTTTGCCCCCGGCGAGTCCCTGAACGGCCAGTACACGGTCGTTGGCAAGGTCGTGTCGGGCATGGAAGCCGTCGACAAGATCAAGCTTGGCGATGGCGGCAATGGCGAAGTGACTGATCCCGACCGGATGATCAAGGTCACCGTCAGCAAGTAA
- the coaD gene encoding pantetheine-phosphate adenylyltransferase — MTTAFYPGSFDPLTSGHMDVLVQALNIAERLVVAIGIHPGKVPMFSFDERADLVTRSLAARLPEAQGRVSVVSFSGLVVDAARQHGALVLIRGLRDGTDLDYEMQMAGMNSQMAPDVQTVFLPAATATRPITATLVRQIAMMGGDVSPFVPPEVLAALKLKLSKP, encoded by the coding sequence ATGACCACAGCTTTCTATCCGGGCTCGTTCGACCCGCTGACATCAGGCCATATGGATGTGCTTGTTCAAGCCCTGAACATTGCCGAAAGGCTCGTGGTTGCCATTGGCATTCATCCCGGCAAGGTGCCGATGTTCAGCTTTGACGAGCGCGCCGACCTGGTGACGCGGTCGCTTGCCGCACGCCTGCCGGAGGCGCAGGGCAGGGTCTCGGTGGTCTCTTTTTCCGGTCTCGTGGTGGATGCGGCACGCCAGCATGGCGCGCTTGTGTTGATCCGGGGATTGCGGGATGGCACCGACCTCGATTACGAGATGCAGATGGCGGGCATGAACAGCCAGATGGCGCCGGATGTGCAGACCGTCTTTCTGCCCGCGGCAACGGCCACGCGACCCATAACCGCCACATTGGTTCGCCAGATCGCGATGATGGGCGGCGATGTCAGTCCCTTCGTACCGCCGGAGGTTCTGGCGGCCCTGAAGCTGAAATTGTCAAAACCCTGA